In the genome of Nonomuraea sp. NBC_00507, the window GACGCTGCTGGACGAGGGCACTCTCTACGTGGCCAAGTTCACCGGCGACAGCCCGGCGTCCGAGATCGACGGCACCGGCAAGCTGCCCGCCGACGGCCTGTTCGACGGCTCCGGCGAGTGGATCCCGCTGGTCTCGGGCAAGAAGTCGTTCGTGGACGGCATGACCGCCGAGCAGGTCCTGGTCTACACCCGCGTGGCCGCCGACAAGGTGGGCGCGACCAAGATGGACCGCCCGGAGGACGTCGAGCGCAACCCGGTCACCGGTGCCATCTACGTGGCGCTGACCAACAACAGCAACCGCACCGCGGCCCAGGTGGACGAGGCCAACCCGCGTCCCTCCAACAAGCACGGCCACGTGCTGGAGATCGTCGAGCAGCACAACGACCAGGCCGCGACGAAGTTCGCCTGGTCGCTGCCGCTGGTCTGCGGAGACCCGAACGACGCCGCGACGTACTTCGCCGGCTTCGACAAGTCGAAGGTCTCGCCGATCTCGTGCCCGGACAACCTGGCGTTCGACCGCGACGGCAACCTGTGGATCTCCACGGACGGCAACGCGCTCGAGGCCAACGACGGCCTGTTCGTGATGCCCGTCCGCGGCAAGGAGCGCGGCTACCTGCGCCAGTTCCTCACGGTCCCCGTCGGCGCCGAGACCTGCGGCCCGATGATCACCCAGGATCAGCGCAGCGTGTTCGTGGCCGTGCAGCACCCGGGCGAGACCGACGACGCCACCCCGGAGCAGCCGAGCAGCCACTGGCCCGACGGAGGCAGCAGCCAGCCGCGCCCCTCGGTCGCCGTGGTCTGGCACAGCAAGGGCAAGAAGATCGGCGCTTGACCTCAACTTAACTTGAGGAAGTAGCGTTCCATGCCATGAGCATGGAAATGACCGCTTGGCACCAGCTGTATTCGATGAACAACCGGCCGGAGCGTCGCCCCCTGTCCAGGGCGACGCTTCGGCGCATCGGCGGCTTCGCCCGCCCGCACCGCCGGAGACTGGCGCTGTTCATGGTGCTCAGCGTGGTGATGGCAGGTCTGGCGGTGGCTTCTCCGCTGCTCGCCGGCCGCGTGGTTGACGCGATCTTCAAGGCGGAGCCGCTGGACGTGGTCGTCGTGGTGGCCCTGGCGATCGCGGGCCTGGCCGTCGCCGAGGCGGCGCTCGGGCTGATCAACAGGTGGTTGTCCGCGGGACTCGGCGAGAGTCTGATCCTGGACCTGCGTACGGCCGTCTTCGACCACGTGCAGCGCATGCCGATCGCGTTCTTCACCAGGACCCGCACCGGCGCGCTGGTGAGCCGGCTCAACAACGACGTGATCGGGGCGCAGCGGGCGTTCACCGACACCCTGTCCGGCGTGGTCGGCAACCTCGTGACGCTCGCGTTGACGCTCACGGCGATGATCAGCATCTCCTGGCAGATCACCCTGCTCGCGCTGCTGCTCCTGCCGATCTTCGTGCTGCCTGCCCGGCGGATGGGCACCAGGATCGCCCGGCTGCGCCGGGAGGCCGCCGACCACAACGCGGCCATGGGCACCCAGATGACCGAGCGGTTCTCCGCGCCGGGCGCGACGCTGGTGAAGTTGTTCGGCCGGCCCGCGCACGAGTCGGCCGAGTTCGCGAGCCGGGCCAGGCGGGTGCGGGACATCGGCGTGCGCTCCGCCATGACCCAGTCGGCCTTCGTCACCGCGCTGACCCTGGTCTCGGCGCTGGCCCTGGCCCTGGTGTACGGGCTCGGCGGCTTCTATGCCCTGCGCGCCCAGCTGGCGCCGGGCGCGCTCGTGGCGATGGCCATGCTGCTCACCCGCCTGTACGCCCCGCTGACCGCGCTGGCCAGCGCCCGCGTGGACATCATGAGCGCGGTCGTCAGCTTCGAGCGGGTCTTCGAGGTGCTCGACCTGAAGCCCCTCATCCAGGAGAAGCCGGACGCCGGGCAGGTGCCTGACGGGCCGGTCGCGGTCGAGTTCGAGGACGTGCGGTTCGCGTACCCGTCGGCCGACAAGGTCTCGCTCGCCTCGCTGGAGGAGGTGGCCGCGCTCGACACGCGTGGCGGCGTCGAGGTGCTGCACGGCGTCTCGTTCCGGGCCGAGCCCGGCCAGATGGTGGCGCTGGTCGGCTCGTCGGGCGCGGGCAAGTCCACGATCGCCCAGCTCCTGCCCCGGCTGTACGACGTCGACTCAGGCGCGGTCCGGCTCGGCGGCGTGGACGTGCGCGACCTGACCTTCGACGCCATCCGCGACACGCTCGGCATGGTCACCCAGGACGGTCACCTGTTCCACGAAACGATCCGGGCCAACCTGCTGCTGGCCCGTCCGGAGGCGACCGAGGACGAGATCTGGGACGCACTCACCAGGGCCAGGCTGGCGACCCTGATCGAGTCGTTGCCCGACGGGCTCGACACCGTGGTCGGCGAGCGCGGTTACCGCCTGTCGGGCGGCGAGCGCCAGCGACTCACGATCGCCCGGCTGCTGCTGGCCAGGCCCAAGGTGGTCATCCTGGACGAGGCCACGGCGGCGCTCGACTCGACCTCGGAGGCGGCCGTGCAGGCGGCGCTCGGCGAGGCGCTCGCGGGCCGGACCGCCGTGGTGATCGCGCACCGGCTCTCCACGATCCGCGCCGCCGATCTCATCCTGGTGATCGAGGACGGCCGCGTGGTGGAGCGCGGCACACACGCCGAGCTGCTCGCCGCCGGCGGCCGCTACGAGGAGCTTTACCGCACTCAGTTCGAGGACCCGACGGTGACGGAGGCCGCCGCCTGAGGCTCTTCCCTTCGGCTGCGGAGCGCGTAGAGCGCGACCGGGATCGCCGCCAGCACCACCACCGCCGCGACCACCAGCGTGAACTGGTAAGCGTCAAGGAAGGCGGCGAGCGGCGCCCGGTCGCTCGCGCTCTGCCTGGAGGTCAGGATCGCCCCCAGCACGGTGATGCCGAGCAGTCCGAACACCTCGCGTGAGACGTTCAGCATGCCCGAGGCGACGCCGGAGCGGTCCTTGGGCATCCCGCTGAGGATGGCGGCGGTCAGCGGCACCAGGAGGCCGCCGCCGAGCCCGTACAGGAGGAACCAGGGTGCCACGTCGGCGTAGTCGGCGTCGGCGCCGACTCCGGAGAGCAGGTAGATGGCCGCGCCCATGAGCGCCATCCCGAGCGCCACCGTCGGGCCGATGCCGAGCCGCGCGCTCACCCGCTGGGACAGGATCGCCATCACGGCCATGACCAGGGCCATCGGCACGAACGACGCGCCCGCCTCAGTCGGGGAGAAGCCGAGCACGTTCTGCAGCCAGAGCGCGCTGAAGAAGTAGATCCCGAACACCCCGAACGACCAGATCCCGCTGGTGAGCAGCCCACCGGTGAACGTCGGGGACCTGAACAGCGACATCACGATCATCGGCTCCGCGGCCCGCGCCTCGGCCAGCACGAACGCGACCGCCGCGGCCGCGAACACGCCGAGCGTGGCCAGGATCTCCGGAGAGGTCCAGCCGGCCCGTTCGCCCTCGATGAGCGCGTACGTCAGCGCGAACAGCGCCAGCGCCGACGTGACCAGCCCCGGCAGGTCGAGGCTGTGACGCACCCGCCGGAGCTCGGTGAACGCGGGCCGGAGCGCCCACAGCGCGATCCCGAACGTCACCAGCCCGATCGGCACGTTGATCAGATAGATCCAGCCCCAGTGCAGGTTCTCAGTGATGAAGCCGCCCGTCACCGGGCCGAGCGCCATGGACAGCGCCCCCGAGGCGCTCCAGATGCCCACGGCCCGGCCGCGCTCGCCGGGATCGGGGAAGATCTGCCCGATCAGCGCCAGCGCGGTCGGCGTGAGCAGCGCCGCCCCCATCCCCTGCACGGCCCGCGCCGCGATGAGCACGCCTCCGCTGGTGGCGAACCCGGCCGCCAGTGAGGCCACCGTGAAGATCGCGAGCCCGCTGAGGAACACCCTTCGGGCCCCGAACACGTCCGCGAGCCGCCCACCGGCCAGCATGAGGCCCGCGAAGACCAGGATGTACGAGCTCACGATCCACTCCAGCCCCGAGATCGTGAGCCCGAGCTCCCGCTGGATGGTGGGCAAGGCGACGTTGCCCACGTTGTTGTCGAGATAGGTCATGAAGGTGCCCAAGGTCACCGCGACCAGCGCCCACCAGCGCATGACAAATGCCTCCTATACGCTGTACTTGTACGGCGTATAGTTGAACTTGTACGGCGTATAGTTGTCAACCGTGATGGGAAAACTGACCGCGCAGGCGATCGCGGAGCACGCCCTGGAGGTCGGCGACGCCGAGGGACTCGACGCCGTGACGATCAGGCGTCTGGCCACGGACCTGGGCGTGACGCCGATGGCCCTCTACTGGCACTACAAGAACAAGGAGCAGCTGCTCGTCGGCATGGCCGACCACCTGATCGCCGGCTTCGCGCCCAAGCCGGCCGACGAGCGCCCGTGGCAGGAGCAGTTGCGTGACCTCATGGTGGGCCTGGTCGGGACGCTGCGCGTGCACCCGTGCGCCAAGCACGTCTTCGAGCAGGTCGACGTGATCGCGGTGCCGAACTTCCTGGCCGTCTGGGACCAGGCGCTCCGGCTGGCCCGCACGGCGGGTTTCAGCGTGGAGGAGAGCTGCCTGATCAGCAAATACCTGCTGCAGAGCGCCATCGCCATCGCCGACGCCCCCGTGCACGTCCGGCCCGGTGAGGAGTACATCGTCCGCGCCAAGCGGGCCGGCCTGCAGTCCTTGCCCCTCGAGAAGTACCCGTACCTGGTGGAGATGGCCGGCCCGCTGATCGACGGAATGGACGCGATGCTGTACGACACGTTCGGCGTCGACCTCGTCCTCAGCGGCATCGAGACGCTGGCGGCCAGGCGCTAGAGTCCTGATCGTGACCTTTGAGCTGATCTGTGAGATCGAACCGCCGACCAAGCCGGATCTGAAGCGCGTCAGGCACCAGATCGGCACGCTCAGCACGATCGCCCACTCGTTCCTCATCCCGGACAACCACATCGGGCGCGCCACCGTCTCGAGCGTCGCTGTGGCCCACGAGGTCGAGGCGATGGGCGGGCGCGGCATCGCCTGCCTCAACTCCCGCGACCGCAACCTGCTCGGCTTCCGCCGCGACCTGCTGACGGCGGCGGCGTACGGGGTGGATCAGTTTCTCTTCGTCTACGGTGACAAGCCGACGAGTGGCAACCGGACCAGCGACCTGACAGTCCGCTCCATGATCGAGGAAGCCAGGGAATTCTCGCCGGGGTTCCGGCTCGGGGCGGCCGCCGCGCTGCGCCCGATCCCGGCGTGGAAGCGTACGGCCGACTTCCTGTTCTCCCAGGTCAGCTTCTCGCTTGAGGCGCAGTTGCGCTGGCGCGAAGCCCAGCCGGTGGACGTGCCGGTCTACGCCGGCGTCATGGTCCTGGCCAGTGAACGCCACGCCCACACCCTCGCCGCGGCGATCCCGGACATCGCCATCCCCGACGACCTGGTCGCACGCGTGGCCGCGGACCGCATGGCGGGGGTGGGGGCCGCCTGCGAGCAGGTGCTCGCGCTGCGCGACTCCGGTGCCTTCGCCGGTGTCCACCTCGTCCCGGTCGCCCGCTACCGCGACGTGGAGTCCAGGCTGGCCGCCGCCCTCAAATGAGGCCGAGCTTCAGCATCAGGGCTCGGTCGAGATCTGCGATCTCGTGGGCTTCGAGCGCGCACTTGAAATCGCCGAGCCTCGATGGTGACACGGAGTAGATCTGATCCGTGAGCACGCGTGACTTCGCCCCGTTGAACTCGATCTCGGGCCGGTAGACCGCAGGCCCGGCGCTCGTGGATGTCATTGCTATCGTGATGGTGCTGGTGGAGAAGCTATCCGATTGAATGATCACCGCATAGCGGCGTCCCTGTTGCTCGTGGTCGCGAGTCCCTGGAAGCGCTTTGATCTCGTAGATCGCGCCTCGGAATATCACTCCGCTACGCCCATGAAGCGCTGGATGGCCAGCATCTCGGCCTGATCGTCAGGATCATTCCGCAACCGATCCGCGTCCGCGGCGGCCTGCTCTAGCAGCATCTCCTTGTATGTGCGAAGGATGGCGTAGCGAACAGCCTCGGACCGACTTCGCGTCTCTCCCGCAAGTGCGCGCAGAGCCGTTTCCATGGCCTCATCGGTGCGTACGTTGAGAGTGCCCATGCAAAGAGTGTAACACGTTTTGTAATACACTAGCGGTGGCGAGGCCGGGCCAGGGCGGCCATCAGCGCGCCTGCCAGGGCGACCGTGAACAACACCGCGTACGCGTGCTGAAACCCCTCCATCAGCTGCCCCACCGCCACCGGCGACAGCTCCGACAGCGTGCCCGCGTACACCTGAGCCCGCAGGTCAGGCCCCACGCTGCTGGTCAGGACGCTGAGCGACAGGCCCACGCTGAGTACGATCCCGATGTTCATGACCATGACGCGGAAGCCGTTCACCACGCCCAGGCTGTCCTGCGGCAGCGCCCTCATCACCTGAGTCGTGTTGCCGGTGAGGAACGTCCCGCTGCCGCACCCGGCCACGAACAAGCCGATCCCGATCACCCAGTACGGCGTGCGCGGGTCCGCCGTGAGCATCAGCGTGCCGAGCCCCGCGGCGCTCAGCGCCGCCCCGCCGATGGACAGCGCGTACGGCGACACCTTCCTGCCCAGCATCCCCACGATGGGCGAGGCCAGCCCGATGCCCACGGGCACCGGCAACACGCTCAGCCCCGCCTCGAAGGCGTCCAGCCCTCTCGCCGCCTGGAAGTACAGCGCCACCACCAGGATCAGCGCCGAGCGTGCCAGCGCGTTGCAGAAGGAGGCCAGGTTCGCGTACGCCAGCAGCCGCCCCCCGAACAACCGCAGATCCAGCACCGGATTGGTGGATCGCCGCTCGGCCAGCACGATCAGCGGCAGCAGCAGCGCGAACACCGCCGCCCCGGTCAGCACCACAGGGCTGCCCACCCCGCCCGAGCCCGCCTCCGACAGCGCCAGCAGCAGCGCCGACAGCGCCGCGAACACCAGCACGTTGCCCAGCGCGTCCACCGGCTGCCGCGGCCGCCTGGGCATCTTGCGTAAGATCGCCGCGCCCCAGCCGAGCGCGATCAGCCCGGCCGGCACGTTCACCCAGAAGATCCACTGCCAGCCCGCGGTCTCCGCGATCAGCCCGCCGAGCGTGGGCCCGGCCAGCTGCGCCACCGACAACGTGCCAATGTAGACGCCCATCCCCTGGCTGAGCCGCTCCGGCGGAAAGGCGTCGGTGATGATCACGGTGCCGTTCGCGAGGATCATTGCCGCGCCGATCGCCTGCAGCACCCGCATCGCGACCAGGAACCAGACGTCCGGCGAGAGCCCGGCCAGCAGCGAGGCCACGGTGAACAGCGCGAACCCGCCCAGATACACCTCGCGCCGGCCCAGCAGGTCGGCCACCCGGCCGAAGAACACCAGGCTGGCCGTGTTGACCAGCAGGAACGCCAGGAGGATCCACCCGGACTCCAGCGCGCTGGCGTGGAAGTGCCGCACCACTGTGGGCAACGCGACGTTGAGCGTGCTGCCGGCGATGCCGATGAGGATCAGCCCCAGGCTGGTGACCGAGCACACCCGCCAGGCGTAACGAAGGCGGCTGTCTTCTTCGGGGGTGACGGCGACCATGGCCTCCACTATGACGTACGACGTACGTCCGCCGGGTTACCGGGCGCGCTTGCGTAGCCCGTCGAGGTCGTGGATCACCACGCGCCGCCGGCCGGTCTCGATCAGGCCGCGGTCGCGCAGGGTGCGCAGCGCCTTGCTGACGGCCTCTCGTGACGCGCCCGTCCATCCCGCCAGCTCGTCCTGCGACAGCGGCAGCGCGACGCGTAGACCGCTGTTGGTCTTCTCGCCGTAGCGTTCGGCGAGCTCGATCAGCCGGGTCGCCACCCGCCCCGTGGTGTCGAACGCGCCGTATTCGATCCGCTTGCGGTCCGAGTCCCGCAGCCGCCCGGTGACGAGCTGCATGAGCAGCACCGCGATCCGCCCGTGAGCCTCCAGGAACGCCGGGAAGTCGCGCACCACGATGCCGGTGATCGGCTCCAGCGCGGTCACCGTGGCCGAGCGCGGGGAGCCGTCGATGGCGGACATGTCGCCGAGCAGCCCGCCGGGGCCGCGTACGGCGAGGACGACCTCGGTCCCGCTGCTCGTGTGCGAGGAGACCTTCACCCGGCCTTCGAGCAGCACGAGCACCCAGTCGGACGTGTCGCCCTCGCTCATCACCGCCGTGCCGCGGTCCCAGCGCCGGATGCGACCGGCCGCGCGGAAGGCTTGTGCTTCCTCGTCGGTCAGCATGGACAGGAACTCACCGGGCTCTGGATTCATGCGCCCGATTAT includes:
- a CDS encoding type II toxin-antitoxin system PemK/MazF family toxin — encoded protein: MIFRGAIYEIKALPGTRDHEQQGRRYAVIIQSDSFSTSTITIAMTSTSAGPAVYRPEIEFNGAKSRVLTDQIYSVSPSRLGDFKCALEAHEIADLDRALMLKLGLI
- a CDS encoding MFS transporter → MRWWALVAVTLGTFMTYLDNNVGNVALPTIQRELGLTISGLEWIVSSYILVFAGLMLAGGRLADVFGARRVFLSGLAIFTVASLAAGFATSGGVLIAARAVQGMGAALLTPTALALIGQIFPDPGERGRAVGIWSASGALSMALGPVTGGFITENLHWGWIYLINVPIGLVTFGIALWALRPAFTELRRVRHSLDLPGLVTSALALFALTYALIEGERAGWTSPEILATLGVFAAAAVAFVLAEARAAEPMIVMSLFRSPTFTGGLLTSGIWSFGVFGIYFFSALWLQNVLGFSPTEAGASFVPMALVMAVMAILSQRVSARLGIGPTVALGMALMGAAIYLLSGVGADADYADVAPWFLLYGLGGGLLVPLTAAILSGMPKDRSGVASGMLNVSREVFGLLGITVLGAILTSRQSASDRAPLAAFLDAYQFTLVVAAVVVLAAIPVALYALRSRREEPQAAASVTVGSSN
- a CDS encoding methylenetetrahydrofolate reductase gives rise to the protein MTFELICEIEPPTKPDLKRVRHQIGTLSTIAHSFLIPDNHIGRATVSSVAVAHEVEAMGGRGIACLNSRDRNLLGFRRDLLTAAAYGVDQFLFVYGDKPTSGNRTSDLTVRSMIEEAREFSPGFRLGAAAALRPIPAWKRTADFLFSQVSFSLEAQLRWREAQPVDVPVYAGVMVLASERHAHTLAAAIPDIAIPDDLVARVAADRMAGVGAACEQVLALRDSGAFAGVHLVPVARYRDVESRLAAALK
- a CDS encoding Crp/Fnr family transcriptional regulator gives rise to the protein MNPEPGEFLSMLTDEEAQAFRAAGRIRRWDRGTAVMSEGDTSDWVLVLLEGRVKVSSHTSSGTEVVLAVRGPGGLLGDMSAIDGSPRSATVTALEPITGIVVRDFPAFLEAHGRIAVLLMQLVTGRLRDSDRKRIEYGAFDTTGRVATRLIELAERYGEKTNSGLRVALPLSQDELAGWTGASREAVSKALRTLRDRGLIETGRRRVVIHDLDGLRKRAR
- a CDS encoding TetR/AcrR family transcriptional regulator, which gives rise to MGKLTAQAIAEHALEVGDAEGLDAVTIRRLATDLGVTPMALYWHYKNKEQLLVGMADHLIAGFAPKPADERPWQEQLRDLMVGLVGTLRVHPCAKHVFEQVDVIAVPNFLAVWDQALRLARTAGFSVEESCLISKYLLQSAIAIADAPVHVRPGEEYIVRAKRAGLQSLPLEKYPYLVEMAGPLIDGMDAMLYDTFGVDLVLSGIETLAARR
- a CDS encoding MFS transporter — protein: MVAVTPEEDSRLRYAWRVCSVTSLGLILIGIAGSTLNVALPTVVRHFHASALESGWILLAFLLVNTASLVFFGRVADLLGRREVYLGGFALFTVASLLAGLSPDVWFLVAMRVLQAIGAAMILANGTVIITDAFPPERLSQGMGVYIGTLSVAQLAGPTLGGLIAETAGWQWIFWVNVPAGLIALGWGAAILRKMPRRPRQPVDALGNVLVFAALSALLLALSEAGSGGVGSPVVLTGAAVFALLLPLIVLAERRSTNPVLDLRLFGGRLLAYANLASFCNALARSALILVVALYFQAARGLDAFEAGLSVLPVPVGIGLASPIVGMLGRKVSPYALSIGGAALSAAGLGTLMLTADPRTPYWVIGIGLFVAGCGSGTFLTGNTTQVMRALPQDSLGVVNGFRVMVMNIGIVLSVGLSLSVLTSSVGPDLRAQVYAGTLSELSPVAVGQLMEGFQHAYAVLFTVALAGALMAALARPRHR
- a CDS encoding ABC transporter ATP-binding protein, translating into MSMEMTAWHQLYSMNNRPERRPLSRATLRRIGGFARPHRRRLALFMVLSVVMAGLAVASPLLAGRVVDAIFKAEPLDVVVVVALAIAGLAVAEAALGLINRWLSAGLGESLILDLRTAVFDHVQRMPIAFFTRTRTGALVSRLNNDVIGAQRAFTDTLSGVVGNLVTLALTLTAMISISWQITLLALLLLPIFVLPARRMGTRIARLRREAADHNAAMGTQMTERFSAPGATLVKLFGRPAHESAEFASRARRVRDIGVRSAMTQSAFVTALTLVSALALALVYGLGGFYALRAQLAPGALVAMAMLLTRLYAPLTALASARVDIMSAVVSFERVFEVLDLKPLIQEKPDAGQVPDGPVAVEFEDVRFAYPSADKVSLASLEEVAALDTRGGVEVLHGVSFRAEPGQMVALVGSSGAGKSTIAQLLPRLYDVDSGAVRLGGVDVRDLTFDAIRDTLGMVTQDGHLFHETIRANLLLARPEATEDEIWDALTRARLATLIESLPDGLDTVVGERGYRLSGGERQRLTIARLLLARPKVVILDEATAALDSTSEAAVQAALGEALAGRTAVVIAHRLSTIRAADLILVIEDGRVVERGTHAELLAAGGRYEELYRTQFEDPTVTEAAA